A genomic window from Lotus japonicus ecotype B-129 chromosome 1, LjGifu_v1.2 includes:
- the LOC130730032 gene encoding WAT1-related protein At5g07050: MEGDSWCGSFFQRSKPYIAMISLQFGFAGMNIITKVSLNRGMSHYVLVVYRHAFATAAIAPFALVLERKVRPRITFVMFMQMFVLGLLGPVIDQNLYYAGLKFTSPTYSCALSNVLPAMTFLMAVIFRMEKVDIRKVRCQAKVLGTGVTVAGAMLMTLYKGKVINFLGSQYMHHPRNYEPVNTNASAEQDWVKGSILLIIATLAWASFFILQAVTLRKYSAQLSLTAIVCFLGTLQSIAVTFVMEHSPSVWSIGWDMNLLAAAYAGIVSSGITYYVQGIVMQKKGPVFVTAFSPLMMVIVAIMGTFILAEKIYLGGILGAILIVIGLYQVLWGKQKEQEEETVEVVTEVMKCCEENGRMETVMEESVETNDIEKQKGEDCKEFRVVIGVPKA; this comes from the exons ATGGAAGGAGATAGTTGGTGTGGTAGTTTCTTCCAAAGGTCCAAACCTTACATAGCCATGATTTCTCTGCAATTCGGGTTCGCTGGCATGAACATAATCACCAAGGTTTCACTCAACCGTGGAATGAGCCACTATGTTCTTGTGGTTTATAGGCATGCTTTTGCTACTGCAGCAATTGCTCCCTTTGCACTTGTTCTTGAGAGAAAAGTGAGGCCTAGGATTACATTTGTCATGTTCATGCAAATGTTCGTGTTGGGTCTACTTGG GCCTGTGATTGATCAGAACTTATACTATGCGGGGTTGAAATTCACTTCTCCAACTTACTCATGTGCTTTAAGCAACGTGCTTCCTGCAATGACGTTTCTTATGGCAGTGATTTTCAG GATGGAGAAGGTGGACATTAGAAAAGTTAGATGCCAAGCAAAGGTGTTAGGAACTGGAGTTACAGTTGCTGGGGCCATGTTGATGACATTGTACAAAGGGAAAGTCATCAATTTTTTGGGGTCTCAGTACATGCATCATCCAAGAAACTATGAGCCAGTGAACACCAATGCTTCTGCTGAACAGGATTGGGTTAAGGGTTCTATTCTTCTCATAATTGCAACCCTTGCTTGGGCTTCTTTCTTCATCCTTCAGGCAGTGACATTAAGGAAATACTCTGCTCAGCTCTCACTCACAGCAATAGTGTGTTTCTTGGGCACACTGCAATCAATTGCAGTTACCTTTGTCATGGAGCACAGTCCTTCTGTTTGGTCCATTGGCTGGGACATGAACCTGCTTGCCGCAGCCTATGCG GGTATAGTATCATCTGGAATTACCTACTATGTTCAAGGGATTGTGATGCAAAAGAAAGGGCCAGTTTTTGTCACTGCTTTCAGCCCTTTGATGATGGTCATAGTGGCCATCATGGGCACTTTCATTCTAGCAGAAAAAATCTATCTTGGAGG gATCCTTGGAGCTATTCTGATTGTAATAGGACTTTACCAAGTTCTATGGGGAAAacagaaggagcaagaagagGAAACAGTAGAGGTAGTCACTGAGGTGATGAAGTGCTGTGAAGAAAATGGGAGGATGGAAACTGTGATGGAAGAAAGTGTTGAAACAAATGACATTGAGAAGCAAAAGGGTGAAGATTGCAAAGAATTCAGGGTGGTTATTGGTGTTCCGAAAGCTTGA